A genomic region of Clavibacter michiganensis subsp. insidiosus contains the following coding sequences:
- a CDS encoding ABC transporter substrate-binding protein has translation MSTKRRIATIAAAGAIALGLAACSSNSGTGSTAGGAADSGGETATVGFVAVGPEGAWRQANEKDIQDTFTKEAGFDLKYAPATNNDQKSQIDAFTSFVDEGVDVILLSATEGSGWEDSLERAKEAEIPVVLIDRGIEPDDDSLYATRIAPDNIAVSSSVADWAKTALPEGGKYFTLEGPAGVSVVNERNEGWDEVIGAEGSFTKVGAQTANWSTEEAKSVFETVLKSNANDVQMVFAQNDEMGLGAVQAVEEAGLPPGEDVKIATIDGTKNALQALADGKLSFVAEYNPLFGGTALEAVQALLDGESVESSIVVPSDVFDSPEKAATALPDRKF, from the coding sequence ATGTCCACGAAGAGGCGCATCGCCACCATCGCCGCAGCCGGGGCCATCGCCCTCGGCCTCGCGGCCTGCAGCAGCAACTCCGGCACCGGATCCACGGCGGGCGGCGCCGCGGACAGCGGCGGCGAGACGGCCACCGTCGGCTTCGTCGCGGTCGGCCCCGAGGGCGCCTGGCGCCAGGCCAACGAGAAGGACATCCAGGACACCTTCACGAAGGAGGCCGGGTTCGACCTCAAGTACGCGCCCGCCACCAACAACGACCAGAAGTCGCAGATCGACGCGTTCACGTCGTTCGTCGACGAGGGCGTCGACGTGATCCTGCTCTCGGCCACCGAGGGATCCGGCTGGGAGGACTCGCTCGAGCGCGCCAAGGAGGCCGAGATCCCCGTGGTCCTCATCGACCGCGGCATCGAGCCGGACGACGACTCGCTCTACGCGACCCGCATCGCGCCCGACAACATCGCCGTCAGCTCGTCGGTCGCCGACTGGGCGAAGACCGCGCTGCCCGAGGGCGGCAAGTACTTCACCCTCGAGGGCCCGGCCGGCGTCTCGGTCGTCAACGAGCGCAACGAGGGCTGGGACGAGGTCATCGGCGCCGAGGGCTCCTTCACGAAGGTCGGCGCGCAGACCGCCAACTGGTCCACCGAGGAGGCGAAGAGCGTCTTCGAGACCGTGCTCAAGTCGAACGCGAACGACGTGCAGATGGTCTTCGCGCAGAACGACGAGATGGGCCTCGGCGCCGTCCAGGCCGTCGAGGAGGCGGGCCTCCCGCCCGGCGAGGACGTGAAGATCGCGACCATCGACGGCACGAAGAACGCGCTGCAGGCGCTGGCCGACGGGAAGCTCAGCTTCGTCGCCGAGTACAACCCGCTGTTCGGCGGCACCGCGCTCGAGGCCGTGCAGGCGCTGCTCGACGGCGAGAGCGTCGAGTCGTCGATCGTCGTCCCGTCCGACGTGTTCGACTCGCCCGAGAAGGCCGCCACCGCGCTGCCCGACCGGAAGTTCTGA
- a CDS encoding sugar ABC transporter ATP-binding protein, translating into MQAPSPIVEMQGITISFPGVKALDGVSLRLFPGEVHTLMGENGAGKSTLIKALTGVYGIDSGRVVVAGTERRLSGTADAQSAGISTVYQEVNLCGNLTIGENVMLGHERRGRFGIDWKGTHAAASEVLARVGLGHLDPRTPLSSLSLALQQLVAISRATVVDARVLILDEPTSSLDADEVEGLFRVMRRLRDEGVAILFVSHFLDQVFAISDRLTVLRNGRLVGEHLTRDIDRAGLIALMIGKDLQALRSLDRERASRQVADGEPVYRATGIGRKGSLDATDVELRRGEVVGLAGLLGSGRTELARLLYGVDRPDTGSVTMDGRTVAISSPAKALRHRIAFSSENRRDEGIIRDLSVRENLVLAVQAKRGWARPLARKEKDRIVAKYLTELNVRPADPDRPIRNLSGGNQQKVLLGRWLATEPELLILDEPTRGIDVGAKAEIQEQVAALADTGVAVVFISSELEEVVRLSDRIVVLKDHRKIAELEAGPDVTAQSIVAAIAEEGVSDIALETVPDTAHPTAPEEAAR; encoded by the coding sequence ATGCAGGCACCCAGCCCGATCGTCGAAATGCAGGGCATCACCATCTCCTTCCCCGGCGTCAAGGCGCTCGACGGGGTGAGCTTGAGGCTCTTCCCGGGCGAGGTCCACACGCTCATGGGCGAGAACGGCGCCGGGAAGTCGACGCTCATCAAGGCGCTCACGGGCGTGTACGGGATCGACTCCGGCCGCGTGGTCGTCGCCGGCACCGAGCGCCGCCTCTCCGGCACCGCCGACGCGCAGTCCGCCGGGATCTCCACGGTCTACCAGGAGGTCAACCTCTGCGGGAACCTCACCATCGGCGAGAACGTCATGCTCGGCCACGAGCGGCGCGGCCGGTTCGGCATCGACTGGAAGGGCACGCACGCCGCCGCCTCCGAGGTGCTGGCGCGCGTGGGGCTCGGGCACCTGGATCCGCGCACCCCGCTCTCCTCGCTCAGCCTCGCGCTGCAGCAGCTCGTCGCCATCAGCCGCGCGACCGTCGTCGACGCCCGCGTGCTGATCCTCGACGAGCCGACCTCCAGCCTCGACGCCGACGAGGTCGAGGGCCTCTTCCGCGTGATGCGCCGCCTCCGCGACGAGGGCGTCGCCATCCTCTTCGTCTCCCACTTCCTCGACCAGGTCTTCGCGATCAGCGACCGCCTCACGGTGCTCCGCAACGGGAGGCTCGTGGGCGAGCACCTCACGCGCGACATCGACCGGGCCGGGCTCATCGCCCTGATGATCGGCAAGGACCTGCAGGCCCTCCGCTCCCTCGACCGCGAGCGCGCCTCGCGGCAGGTGGCCGACGGCGAGCCCGTGTACCGGGCCACCGGGATCGGCCGGAAGGGCTCGCTCGACGCGACCGACGTGGAGCTCCGCCGCGGCGAGGTCGTGGGCCTCGCCGGGCTGCTGGGATCCGGCCGCACCGAGCTCGCGCGCCTCCTCTACGGCGTCGACCGGCCCGACACCGGATCCGTGACCATGGACGGCCGGACCGTCGCGATCTCCTCCCCCGCGAAGGCGCTGAGGCACCGCATCGCGTTCTCGAGCGAGAACCGCCGCGACGAGGGGATCATCCGCGACCTCAGCGTGCGGGAGAACCTCGTGCTCGCCGTGCAGGCGAAGCGCGGTTGGGCACGTCCCCTGGCGCGCAAGGAGAAGGACCGCATCGTCGCGAAGTACCTCACCGAGCTCAACGTGCGGCCCGCGGATCCCGACCGGCCCATCCGCAACCTGTCCGGCGGCAACCAGCAGAAGGTGCTGCTCGGCAGGTGGCTCGCGACCGAGCCGGAGCTGCTGATCCTCGACGAGCCGACCCGCGGGATCGACGTGGGCGCGAAGGCGGAGATCCAAGAGCAGGTCGCGGCCCTCGCCGACACGGGCGTCGCCGTCGTCTTCATCTCCTCGGAGCTCGAGGAGGTGGTGCGGCTCAGCGACCGGATCGTCGTGCTCAAGGACCACCGCAAGATCGCCGAGCTGGAGGCGGGACCCGACGTGACGGCCCAGTCCATCGTCGCCGCCATCGCGGAGGAGGGTGTCTCCGACATCGCGCTCGAGACTGTGCCCGACACCGCCCACCCCACCGCGCCCGAGGAGGCCGCACGATGA
- a CDS encoding ABC transporter permease — MSDTTPAKRSARPLGDVLHRPWFWGTVAIVLLLAINVAKDPGYLALSVNPDTGNLVGNLVDILRAAAPVLMIAVGMCLVVATGGIDLSVGSIMVVAGAVSMEFLKAAGSDSLGVALGAMGLALLIAGILGAVNGMLVSVVGLQPFISTLVIMLAGRGLAKVITAGQNTAAANEPFRWVANGYLVGLPVVFLLAVLITIGVAVLVRRSALGLMIEAIGMDPQAARLAGLDRRALLFTAYIASGLLAGVAGIFATASVMTVDVSRTGYQLELDAILAVVIGGTSLAGGKFHLLGAAVGALLIATLDKTVVFLGISSSATPAFKAIVIVAIVLLQSRRVRALFTRRRPAAPTPVPTEKEAVPA; from the coding sequence ATGAGCGACACCACCCCCGCGAAGCGGAGCGCGCGCCCGCTCGGCGACGTGCTGCACCGGCCCTGGTTCTGGGGCACGGTCGCGATCGTGCTGCTGCTGGCGATCAACGTGGCGAAGGACCCCGGCTACCTCGCGCTGTCGGTGAACCCGGACACGGGGAACCTGGTGGGCAACCTCGTCGACATCCTCCGGGCCGCCGCGCCCGTGCTCATGATCGCGGTCGGCATGTGCCTCGTGGTCGCCACGGGCGGCATCGACCTCAGCGTCGGCTCGATCATGGTGGTCGCCGGCGCCGTCTCCATGGAGTTCCTCAAGGCCGCCGGATCCGACTCGCTCGGCGTCGCGCTCGGCGCGATGGGCCTCGCGCTCCTCATCGCCGGGATCCTCGGCGCGGTCAACGGCATGCTCGTCTCGGTCGTGGGGCTGCAGCCGTTCATCAGCACGCTCGTGATCATGCTCGCCGGCCGCGGCCTCGCGAAGGTCATCACGGCGGGCCAGAACACGGCCGCCGCCAACGAGCCGTTCCGCTGGGTCGCGAACGGCTACCTCGTGGGGCTGCCGGTGGTGTTCCTGCTGGCCGTGCTGATCACGATCGGCGTGGCCGTGCTCGTGCGGCGGAGCGCGCTCGGCCTCATGATCGAGGCGATCGGCATGGATCCCCAAGCCGCGCGCCTCGCGGGCCTCGACCGCCGCGCGCTCCTGTTCACCGCCTACATCGCGAGCGGCCTGCTCGCGGGCGTCGCGGGGATCTTCGCCACCGCCAGCGTCATGACGGTCGACGTCTCCCGCACCGGCTACCAGCTGGAGCTCGACGCGATCCTCGCGGTCGTGATCGGCGGCACCTCGCTCGCGGGCGGCAAGTTCCACCTGCTCGGGGCCGCCGTCGGCGCGCTCCTCATCGCGACCCTCGACAAGACCGTCGTGTTCCTCGGCATATCGTCGTCGGCCACGCCGGCGTTCAAGGCGATCGTGATCGTCGCGATCGTGCTCCTGCAGTCCCGGCGCGTCCGCGCGCTGTTCACCAGGCGCCGCCCGGCGGCGCCCACCCCCGTGCCGACCGAGAAGGAGGCCGTGCCCGCATGA
- a CDS encoding ABC transporter permease translates to MSATTIQPPLTPTPAPGPGTASRPPRRRLRLRLDSLPTVAALVILLAMLAYGEIAYGRILQAATLSNLLINNAHVIVLAVGLTFVILTGGIDLSVGAIVAASSVAGVLLANAGWDPWVVMVLMILIGTASGVVSGVLIQFFDVQPFIATLAMMFLGRGLASILSTVPERLDDASPLRSLATNMKVVDGPKVNDVVTTPGVLIALVVVAVAFFVLHRTRLGRTVYATGGSEQSAALMGLPVRRTKLAVYVISGTLAGLASVIYTARLGSAQNITGIGWELDAIAATVIGGTLLTGGVGFVLGSVVGALMLGLMNVLITRDGGIPPEATTIITGGILLVFVLLQRAVMARRRRT, encoded by the coding sequence ATGAGCGCCACGACGATCCAGCCGCCCCTGACCCCGACGCCCGCGCCGGGACCCGGCACCGCATCCCGGCCGCCGCGCCGCCGCCTGCGCCTCCGGCTCGACTCGCTGCCGACGGTCGCCGCCCTGGTGATCCTGCTGGCGATGCTGGCGTACGGCGAGATCGCGTACGGCCGCATCCTGCAGGCCGCGACGCTGTCGAACCTGCTCATCAACAACGCGCACGTCATCGTGCTGGCGGTGGGCCTCACCTTCGTGATCCTCACGGGCGGCATCGACCTGTCCGTCGGCGCGATCGTCGCCGCCAGCAGCGTCGCGGGCGTGCTGCTCGCGAACGCGGGCTGGGACCCCTGGGTGGTGATGGTGCTGATGATCCTCATCGGCACGGCATCCGGCGTCGTCTCGGGCGTGCTGATCCAGTTCTTCGACGTGCAGCCGTTCATCGCGACGCTCGCGATGATGTTCCTCGGCCGCGGCCTCGCCTCCATCCTCAGCACCGTGCCCGAGCGCCTCGACGACGCGTCGCCGCTGCGCTCGCTCGCCACGAACATGAAGGTGGTCGACGGCCCGAAGGTCAATGACGTCGTGACGACGCCGGGCGTGCTCATCGCGCTCGTGGTGGTGGCGGTCGCGTTCTTCGTGCTGCACCGCACGCGCCTCGGCCGCACCGTGTACGCGACCGGCGGATCCGAGCAGTCGGCCGCGCTCATGGGCCTGCCCGTTCGCCGCACCAAGCTCGCCGTCTACGTGATCAGCGGCACGCTCGCCGGCCTCGCCTCGGTGATCTACACGGCCCGGCTCGGCAGCGCGCAGAACATCACCGGCATCGGCTGGGAGCTCGACGCGATCGCCGCGACCGTGATCGGCGGCACCCTCCTCACGGGCGGCGTCGGCTTCGTGCTCGGCTCGGTCGTCGGCGCGCTCATGCTCGGCCTGATGAACGTGCTCATCACGCGCGACGGCGGCATCCCGCCCGAGGCGACCACGATCATCACGGGCGGGATCCTGCTGGTCTTCGTGCTGCTGCAGCGCGCGGTGATGGCGCGGCGGCGGCGGACATAG
- a CDS encoding epoxide hydrolase family protein, producing the protein MTHPLPLHVTDADLDDLRDRIRRTRWAPEWPVEPWEAGTDQATLRRLAAVWADGFDWRAREREIRALPWAVADLDGTPISYLRFDAERAGGLPIVLTNGWPSSALEMVPLAERLSQPSRFGGDPADAVTVIVPALPGFPLSPQRPRIDEQTHELWHRLMTEELGFARYAAHGGDLGAGITSRLAEAHPEAVAGIHLMAVAAPRDLDEATLTDEERVHVDEVRAWEATEGGYEHQQRTRPLTLAPALQDSPVGLLSWILEKHRAWSDCGGDVSRVFRDDHLLTLASLYWFTGSIGTSLRPYFASGSGRTAPVERVEVPTAVAVFPHDLVHPPRSWAERTYDVVRYTTMPRGGHFAPHEEPGLLADDITAFLRMLR; encoded by the coding sequence ATGACCCACCCGCTCCCGCTGCACGTCACCGACGCCGACCTCGACGACCTGCGCGACCGGATCCGCCGCACCCGCTGGGCGCCGGAGTGGCCGGTCGAGCCGTGGGAGGCTGGCACCGACCAGGCGACACTGCGACGCCTCGCTGCTGTCTGGGCCGACGGGTTCGACTGGCGGGCGCGCGAGCGGGAGATCCGCGCGCTGCCGTGGGCGGTCGCCGACCTCGACGGCACGCCGATCTCCTACCTGCGCTTCGACGCCGAGCGCGCCGGCGGCCTGCCGATCGTCCTCACGAACGGCTGGCCGAGCTCCGCGCTCGAGATGGTGCCGCTCGCCGAGCGCCTGTCGCAGCCGTCCCGCTTCGGCGGCGACCCCGCCGACGCCGTCACCGTCATCGTGCCCGCGCTTCCCGGCTTCCCGCTCTCGCCGCAGCGGCCGCGCATCGACGAGCAGACCCACGAGCTCTGGCACCGGCTGATGACCGAGGAGCTGGGCTTCGCGCGGTACGCGGCGCACGGCGGCGACCTCGGCGCGGGGATCACGTCGCGGCTGGCGGAAGCGCACCCGGAGGCGGTGGCGGGGATCCACCTGATGGCGGTCGCCGCCCCGCGGGACCTCGACGAGGCGACGCTCACGGACGAGGAGCGCGTCCACGTGGACGAGGTGCGTGCGTGGGAGGCGACCGAGGGCGGCTACGAGCACCAGCAGCGGACGCGTCCGCTGACGCTCGCGCCCGCGCTGCAGGACTCGCCCGTCGGGCTGCTGTCGTGGATCCTCGAGAAGCACCGCGCGTGGAGCGACTGCGGCGGCGACGTGTCCCGCGTGTTCCGTGACGACCACCTGCTGACGCTGGCGTCGCTCTACTGGTTCACCGGATCCATCGGCACCTCGCTCCGCCCGTACTTCGCGTCCGGCTCCGGCCGCACCGCCCCGGTGGAGCGCGTGGAGGTGCCGACCGCGGTCGCCGTCTTCCCGCATGACCTGGTGCACCCGCCCCGGAGCTGGGCCGAGCGCACCTACGACGTCGTCCGATACACGACCATGCCGCGCGGCGGCCACTTCGCGCCGCACGAGGAGCCGGGGCTGCTGGCGGACGACATCACGGCGTTCCTACGGATGCTGCGGTAG
- a CDS encoding VOC family protein produces the protein MPMIFVNLPVTDLPRAIAFYEAVGCTVNPDFTDENAACLVVEADRSAFMLLTRDFFQSFLDVPVGDPSSSAAAITAVMLDSRADVDARATAGLDAGGSEPRPAVDLGFMYQRQLRDPDGNVIELGHMEPIPAGGVPDAESAAR, from the coding sequence ATGCCCATGATCTTCGTCAACCTGCCCGTCACCGACCTGCCCCGCGCGATCGCCTTCTACGAGGCCGTCGGCTGCACCGTGAACCCCGACTTCACCGACGAGAACGCCGCGTGCCTCGTGGTCGAGGCCGACCGCAGCGCCTTCATGCTCCTCACGCGCGACTTCTTCCAGTCGTTCCTCGACGTGCCGGTGGGCGATCCGTCGTCGAGCGCCGCGGCGATCACCGCGGTCATGCTCGACAGCCGCGCCGACGTGGACGCGCGGGCGACCGCGGGCCTCGACGCCGGCGGATCCGAGCCCCGGCCGGCCGTCGACCTCGGGTTCATGTACCAGCGCCAGCTCCGCGATCCCGACGGGAACGTGATCGAGCTGGGGCACATGGAGCCGATCCCGGCGGGCGGCGTGCCGGACGCGGAGAGCGCCGCCCGCTGA
- a CDS encoding DoxX family protein produces the protein MAGVARTSFPRTAARVVLGSFLAFAGVSHLTVAREEFRAQVPKSLPVPEDVTVVGSGIVEITLGSALLFARSRRGLAGWAAAAFFTAIFPGNIAQYVHKRDGFGLDTDGKRLGRLFFQPVLIAVALWSTGALKKR, from the coding sequence ATGGCCGGCGTCGCCCGCACGTCCTTCCCGCGCACGGCCGCCCGCGTCGTGCTCGGATCGTTCCTCGCGTTCGCCGGGGTCTCGCACCTCACGGTCGCGCGCGAGGAGTTCCGCGCGCAGGTCCCGAAGTCGCTGCCGGTGCCCGAGGACGTGACCGTCGTCGGATCCGGCATCGTCGAGATCACGCTCGGCTCGGCCCTGCTGTTCGCGCGCTCGCGCCGCGGCCTCGCCGGCTGGGCGGCCGCCGCGTTCTTCACGGCGATCTTCCCGGGCAACATCGCGCAGTACGTGCACAAGCGCGACGGCTTCGGCCTCGACACCGACGGCAAGCGCCTCGGCCGCCTGTTCTTCCAGCCGGTGCTCATCGCGGTGGCGCTGTGGTCGACGGGGGCGCTGAAGAAGCGCTGA
- a CDS encoding organic hydroperoxide resistance protein → MDALYTAEALATGAGRDGRVAVSDSDLALDLSIPKAMGGSGEGANPEQLFAAGYAACFHSALQGVARARKVKIADSSVGSRVSIGSNGQGGYQLAVHLEVVIPGVEHDLAQELADQAHQVCPYSNATRGNIEVVVTVSDD, encoded by the coding sequence ATGGACGCCCTCTACACCGCGGAGGCCCTCGCCACGGGAGCCGGCCGCGACGGCCGCGTGGCCGTCAGCGACAGCGACCTCGCGCTCGACCTCTCCATCCCCAAGGCCATGGGCGGATCCGGCGAGGGCGCGAACCCCGAGCAGCTCTTCGCCGCCGGCTACGCCGCGTGCTTCCACTCCGCGCTGCAGGGCGTCGCCCGCGCGCGCAAGGTGAAGATCGCCGACTCGAGCGTCGGCAGCCGCGTGAGCATCGGATCCAACGGCCAGGGCGGGTACCAGCTCGCCGTGCACCTCGAGGTCGTCATCCCCGGGGTCGAGCACGACCTCGCCCAGGAGCTCGCCGACCAGGCCCACCAGGTCTGCCCGTACTCGAACGCGACCCGTGGCAACATCGAGGTCGTCGTCACGGTCTCGGACGACTGA
- a CDS encoding MarR family winged helix-turn-helix transcriptional regulator has protein sequence MTGTESCPPADETAPPARIADELVCFSLYTASRSTTQAYRALLAPWGLTYPQYLVLVLLWSGDDRTVTELGQQLDLDSGTLSPLLARMEEAGFITRRRVSTDQRVVTVSLAERGRTVRAELAHVPAAIFRGMGLDLDRARQLLATLHLLTAGVQDATAEALAHPATRPAEASARSRTP, from the coding sequence ATGACCGGAACCGAGAGCTGCCCGCCCGCCGACGAGACCGCGCCGCCCGCGCGCATCGCCGACGAGCTGGTGTGCTTCTCGCTCTACACGGCGTCGCGATCCACGACCCAGGCGTACCGCGCGCTCCTCGCGCCGTGGGGCCTCACCTACCCGCAGTACCTCGTGCTGGTGCTGCTGTGGTCGGGCGACGACCGCACGGTCACCGAGCTCGGGCAGCAGCTCGACCTCGACTCGGGGACGCTGTCGCCGCTGCTCGCGCGGATGGAGGAGGCCGGCTTCATCACCCGCCGCCGCGTCTCCACCGACCAGCGCGTGGTCACGGTGTCGCTCGCCGAGCGCGGCCGCACTGTCCGGGCCGAGCTCGCGCACGTGCCCGCGGCGATCTTCCGCGGCATGGGCCTCGACCTCGACCGCGCTCGTCAGCTGCTCGCCACCCTGCACCTGCTGACCGCGGGCGTGCAGGACGCCACGGCCGAGGCGCTCGCGCACCCCGCGACGCGGCCGGCCGAGGCGTCGGCGCGCAGCCGCACCCCCTGA
- a CDS encoding MerR family transcriptional regulator — MLRIGDVAGRAGVSTRALRYYEEQGLLPAERTTSGQRVYPETAVERVQLIQQLFAAGLSSRTIRQLLPSVDSGVAAPESLALLRSERDRITAAIAELERAREELTRVIDICLHPTPEHCPALREGGAGHERMHAEVVAA; from the coding sequence ATGCTGCGGATCGGCGACGTGGCGGGGCGAGCGGGCGTGAGCACCCGGGCGCTCCGGTACTACGAGGAGCAGGGCCTGCTGCCGGCCGAGCGCACCACGAGCGGCCAGCGCGTCTACCCGGAGACCGCCGTCGAGCGCGTGCAGCTCATCCAGCAGCTGTTCGCCGCGGGCCTCTCCAGTCGCACGATCCGCCAGCTGCTCCCGAGCGTCGACTCGGGCGTCGCGGCGCCCGAGTCGCTCGCGCTCCTCCGCTCCGAGCGCGACCGGATCACCGCCGCCATCGCCGAGCTCGAGCGCGCCCGCGAGGAGCTGACCCGCGTCATCGACATCTGCCTGCACCCGACCCCGGAGCACTGCCCGGCGCTGCGCGAGGGCGGGGCGGGGCACGAGCGGATGCACGCGGAGGTCGTCGCGGCGTGA
- a CDS encoding SDR family oxidoreductase, translating into MDITDQVALVTGANRGIGRTFVEELLERGARKVYATARRPEAIDIPGVEVLRLDLADAASVSAAAEAAQDVTLVVNNAGISTGAALITGDMAEIRREMDTHFYGTLGVIRAFAPVLAANGGGAIVNILSALSWFSTSGNGGYAAAKAAEWNMTNAVRLELAGQGTFVQGVHLGAADTDIMAGYDGPMIAPRDVARASLDGVAAGSVEVVVDGWSRMVKDSLAGDPAPFYERMRAILD; encoded by the coding sequence ATGGACATCACCGATCAGGTCGCCCTCGTCACCGGCGCCAACCGCGGCATCGGCCGCACCTTCGTCGAGGAGCTCCTCGAGCGCGGCGCCCGCAAGGTCTACGCGACCGCGCGCCGGCCCGAGGCGATCGACATCCCCGGCGTCGAGGTGCTGCGCCTCGACCTCGCCGACGCCGCATCCGTGAGCGCCGCCGCCGAGGCCGCGCAGGACGTGACGCTCGTCGTCAACAACGCGGGCATCTCGACGGGCGCCGCGCTCATCACGGGCGACATGGCGGAGATCCGCCGCGAGATGGACACCCACTTCTACGGGACGCTCGGCGTGATCCGCGCCTTCGCGCCCGTGCTCGCGGCCAACGGCGGGGGCGCGATCGTCAACATCCTGTCGGCGCTGTCGTGGTTCTCGACCTCCGGCAACGGCGGCTACGCGGCGGCGAAGGCGGCCGAGTGGAACATGACCAACGCGGTGCGGCTGGAGCTCGCCGGGCAGGGCACGTTCGTGCAGGGCGTGCACCTCGGGGCGGCCGACACCGACATCATGGCCGGCTACGACGGCCCGATGATCGCCCCGCGCGACGTGGCCCGGGCGTCGCTCGACGGCGTGGCCGCGGGATCCGTCGAGGTCGTCGTCGACGGCTGGAGCCGCATGGTGAAGGACTCGCTGGCCGGCGACCCCGCCCCGTTCTACGAGAGGATGCGCGCGATCCTCGACTGA